The window GAGCTGGGATTGTCCGGGTATGTGCTTGGACACAACGGTGGAGCGACGGTATCGGTAAGTGACCGCAAAGTGCTTGATCAATACGGTATGGACGGACGCGGGCTGGACCCGTATATCGAATATTGCCGGACGCATAATATACATTTCGATGTCAGTACCGCCTTTGAGATGTATGTTGATAATGCGGATAATCTGACCAAGGAAGCTCATTTCATGTATGAGCATTTCCGGATCGTCCCCGCGTCTCTGCCTGCCTGGGAGGAATTCCGCGAACCGATTGTCAAATTCACTGTATTCACGCAAGCAGACATTTTGGATGAAGCAATGCGCGAATGGGGAACCTGGACCCAACAGTACAACCTTCAGCGCAGCGGAGAGTTTTTTGCTGATTTTATGCATCATGAAGCGTCTAAAGGCAATGCGCTGAAGAACCTTGCAGCGAGGCTCGGAATTCAGCGGGAAGAAGTGCTGTCTATCGGGAATTATTATAATGACATTTCCATGCTGACTTATGCGGGTCTGGGCATTGCAATGGAGAATTCACCGCTTGAAGTCAAAGCTGCTGCGGATGCGGTTACAGGTACGAATAACGAACATGGCGTGCGTGATGCATTATTAAAATATTGTCTGTAGCCCTCATTTGAAATCGAAGCAAAGCATAAACCGGTGCCGGACGGCGCTGTTTTATGCTTTTTTGTCATGTGCCGGATTGTTGCAAAAGGGGGATCAAACCGGTATTTGTTAAGGAGCGGCGCTGAAAGTAATCCACATGCAAAAAAGCGGCTGTTCCGCCCTGTTTAGGACGGTACGGCCGCTTGTTGTCACTGTTGCAGTGTCTCGGATGGAATTAGACAAACAACGAACGGGAAATGATGACTAGCAAAATGAAGAGTACCAAAATCGCACCGGTCGATGTGAAGCCTGGCATTGTACCCATGTCTGATTCCTCCCTTAACTCATGTCTGGTTCCCATTGCCGTGAACTTGGCTGCGGCATCCCTGGGATAATGACATCATATGCGAAGGAAGGTCTTGTGAACTGGTCAGCTGCCTAACCCGCCGTCAAGATGGGCTTTTTAGAATTCGGAGTCCTTTAGGCAGATGGTTCTTAAGCTGGCCGGAGCTGGCTTTGCCCCAGCTGACCGGCAGACCCTCTACCGTAACAAGCGTCCAGCCGTGCAGCTCTGTCGGAACCGGCAGGCTTTCGCCTCGCAGCCAGGCCTGAATATCCAGACTGTCCGCTGCCAAATCAAAGCTGCGTGCTGCCTGCTGAGGCTTCAGTGCCATTGCCAGGGCGTGAGCTGGTTCAATCCGGTTCTTCTTCAGGTGGGCAATATGCAGGCCGGCACGGGGGACCTTGAGGCCCTCAAGCAGGCCGGTATGCATACGTTCACTGAATGACTCCGGCAGTAAGTATAACGATTCACCGAACAGAAGGGGCACGCCCTGACCGGTAAATCCGGGAAGCTCGGCCGCGGCCCAGTTCATGAATTGCTGATAGGCATCCCGGACGGAGGACGTGAGCCGGGGGCCGCTTTTGCCCCGGTCGGCATTTCGTTTACTGCGGGGACTTCCGCTGTCGTCATTGTCTGCCTTACGCAGCAGTGCTACAAAATGCCCTTCGCCTTTTTCCAGATGCGGCCAGAGTCTTTTTTGCGTAATGAGTTCCATCTCGGGATAAGCCGCTGTAAACCGCGCAATGGTGTCCTCATTTTCTTGACGGTTGAATGTACAAGTCGAGTAGGCCATAGTACCGCCGGGCTTCAGCATGAGGTAGGCATCCTGTAAAATATCCCACTGCCTTTCTGCACACATCTTCACATGCTCAGGTGACCATTCGCTGACGGCGTCGGGATCTTTACGGAACATGCCTTCCCCCGAGCAGGGCGCGTCAAGCATTATCCGGTCGAAGACCTCCGGGAACCGCCGCGACAATTCCCCTGGATTGCTGCTTGTCACCAGTGCGTTGGAAATACCGAGCCGCTCGACGTTCTCAGCCAGAATTTTGGCCCGTTCGGGGTGTATCTCATTTGAGACAAGCAGTCCTTGTCCCTGCATCAAAGAAGCGAGATGTGTAGTTTTGCCGCCGGGCGCTGCGGCCAGATCAAGCACGGTTTCACCAGGGAGCGGAGCCAGCAGCTGGGCGGCGGACATTGCCGACGGTTCCTGAATATAATATAATCCGGCGGAATGATAAGGATGTCTGCCCGGCCGGGCTGGATCATCATAGTAATAGCCTGCGGGGCACCACGGAACCGGCGTCAGGTCAAACAGTGAAATTGCATGCGCAGAAGGGCCGCTGCCGGGAGCATATTTTAAAGTGTTGAACCGTAGCCCTTGAGTCCTCGGCATATTATAGCTGTGCAGAAAAGCGTCCGCCTCCTGCCCCAGCATCTCTTTCATGGCAGTGGTATAAGCGGCGGGCAGCCGTTCTTCGTTCATAAGTCATTCTCCTCTAGTTAATTTCAAAACAGGCTCAAGTGTTCTTATTCCTTGCTGTTTCAGGTGGATACCGATAAAATCAAGGTATGGGACCTAAGCGTGCCTGTAAATGTACATATATACAACTATATCATAATTGCCGGGTCTCACCGTAATCAGGGCAATCGAAAAGGGGATGTACCTTATGAATTTGCTGCAAGCGCTATTCTTCCCGCCGGAGCAGCCCGGTGGCGTATCTTCTATGATCCCTTATCTGCAGGAGCGGTTCCGTTCCAGCCGCTGGGATATGGATTTATTCTGGCTGCCCAAGCGAATTCGGGGCAAGGGACGCGAAGAGATTGTCTTTGAGACATTCGACTGGACATTGTACGGCGAAAGTCCGGTTGTGCAAAAATATATTCAGACCTACCGCGATTATATCTGGTGGACGAAGCTGCGGATGAACAAGCAGTATGATCTGATCCATGCCCATCATCCGATTGCCGGACTGGCGATGAAAAAAATCTATCCGGACATTCCCCTCATTCAAACGCTGCATTCCAGCTATGAACGCGAGCTGATTTTGAATGGTGTTATTGAAGAGGGTGGCGTGGAGCATCAGTTTCTGGTATCCATTTACCGCGAGCTGGAGCATGCCAGCGACCGTCTGATGACGGTATCACGCTCGTTCGCCGACTATTTAGCACCTTATATTGATCATCCTGATCACATCAGCATTATTCCTAACGGTTTTGATGAAAAAAGATTTAAACCGGTGCCGCATGACAACAGCATTCCGCAACTTGTGACAGTCACCCGCCTGGTACCGGCGAAAGGGATTGATACCTTATTTAAAGCCTGTGCAGAGCTGAAAAGCCGCGGCCATG of the Paenibacillus pedocola genome contains:
- a CDS encoding glycosyltransferase family 4 protein; this translates as MNLLQALFFPPEQPGGVSSMIPYLQERFRSSRWDMDLFWLPKRIRGKGREEIVFETFDWTLYGESPVVQKYIQTYRDYIWWTKLRMNKQYDLIHAHHPIAGLAMKKIYPDIPLIQTLHSSYERELILNGVIEEGGVEHQFLVSIYRELEHASDRLMTVSRSFADYLAPYIDHPDHISIIPNGFDEKRFKPVPHDNSIPQLVTVTRLVPAKGIDTLFKACAELKSRGHEYVLHIIGDGPSRAELELLAQELGIYNETIFYGYTLHPEEFMPFFDIFVLPSRAEAFGSVFAEAALSCLALVGTNVGGIPEQIEDGVNGLLVNPDDQLALADALEKVITDPGYRYELSRSAWDKAKSLYSLTRVANELKKTYLQYQPGTKG
- a CDS encoding Cof-type HAD-IIB family hydrolase, whose protein sequence is MKYKLIALDVDGTLLNDDHHLSDENKEAIAEVTRKGGQIVLCTGRSPQNSIPFMEELGLSGYVLGHNGGATVSVSDRKVLDQYGMDGRGLDPYIEYCRTHNIHFDVSTAFEMYVDNADNLTKEAHFMYEHFRIVPASLPAWEEFREPIVKFTVFTQADILDEAMREWGTWTQQYNLQRSGEFFADFMHHEASKGNALKNLAARLGIQREEVLSIGNYYNDISMLTYAGLGIAMENSPLEVKAAADAVTGTNNEHGVRDALLKYCL
- a CDS encoding RsmB/NOP family class I SAM-dependent RNA methyltransferase; its protein translation is MNEERLPAAYTTAMKEMLGQEADAFLHSYNMPRTQGLRFNTLKYAPGSGPSAHAISLFDLTPVPWCPAGYYYDDPARPGRHPYHSAGLYYIQEPSAMSAAQLLAPLPGETVLDLAAAPGGKTTHLASLMQGQGLLVSNEIHPERAKILAENVERLGISNALVTSSNPGELSRRFPEVFDRIMLDAPCSGEGMFRKDPDAVSEWSPEHVKMCAERQWDILQDAYLMLKPGGTMAYSTCTFNRQENEDTIARFTAAYPEMELITQKRLWPHLEKGEGHFVALLRKADNDDSGSPRSKRNADRGKSGPRLTSSVRDAYQQFMNWAAAELPGFTGQGVPLLFGESLYLLPESFSERMHTGLLEGLKVPRAGLHIAHLKKNRIEPAHALAMALKPQQAARSFDLAADSLDIQAWLRGESLPVPTELHGWTLVTVEGLPVSWGKASSGQLKNHLPKGLRILKSPS
- a CDS encoding YjcZ family sporulation protein, translated to MGTMPGFTSTGAILVLFILLVIISRSLFV